The Caulifigura coniformis genome includes a region encoding these proteins:
- a CDS encoding AraC family transcriptional regulator produces MPRLEPLAFQKEFFRRHPVAESVLSLFDALPQTYFYAKDRDSRFVKVNAAFLENHGLEHESQAIGRTDRDFHPPLMAQAYLEEDRRVMQARRPIPGQIWLVMHRRSVPRWYVSTKTPLFSPEGDVVGLAGAMYRVEEPQELNRFFQELHPVVRHIEQNFAEPISMEAMARLAGLSSTHFNRRFRHLLRMTPMQYLRTVRIQAARNLLITTSRSLAEIAVEVGYTDQSHLTKRFREVTGITPAAYRRQFVDRTRS; encoded by the coding sequence ATGCCCCGCCTCGAGCCGCTCGCGTTCCAGAAAGAGTTCTTCCGTCGACATCCGGTCGCGGAATCGGTCCTTTCGCTGTTCGACGCCCTCCCCCAGACTTACTTCTACGCCAAGGACCGCGACAGCCGGTTCGTGAAGGTCAACGCGGCCTTTCTTGAGAACCATGGCCTGGAGCATGAGTCGCAGGCGATCGGCCGGACCGATCGCGATTTCCACCCGCCACTGATGGCTCAGGCGTATCTCGAAGAAGATCGACGGGTGATGCAGGCCCGCCGACCGATTCCTGGCCAGATCTGGCTCGTGATGCATCGCCGGAGCGTCCCTCGCTGGTACGTTTCCACCAAGACCCCGCTCTTCAGCCCCGAGGGCGACGTCGTCGGGCTCGCCGGTGCGATGTACCGCGTGGAGGAGCCGCAGGAACTCAACCGCTTTTTCCAGGAACTCCACCCGGTCGTCCGGCACATCGAACAGAACTTCGCCGAACCGATTTCGATGGAAGCGATGGCCCGTCTCGCTGGCCTCTCCTCCACGCACTTCAACCGGCGGTTTCGCCACCTGCTGCGCATGACCCCCATGCAGTACCTGCGGACCGTCCGTATCCAGGCCGCCCGGAACCTGCTGATCACGACATCGCGGAGCCTCGCCGAGATCGCCGTGGAAGTCGGTTACACCGACCAGAGCCACCTCACCAAGCGTTTCCGGGAAGTCACGGGGATCACGCCCGCCGCCTATCGCCGGCAGTTCGTCGACCGGACCCGATCCTGA
- a CDS encoding serine protease: MAAMFCTLPTPSLRTAFQQARRTATALLVLLAVPAVCPAQSVGLPAPRLLTTMPMGGQAGTQVNVTITGDHLEDVSTLLFSDSRLSAAPRLDADGKPLPMQFVVTIATDCPAGIYEARVQCRLGLSTSRIFSVGNLPEIVQKAGNTSVETAMELPLNAVCNAVMTVRSADHYSFEGKRGQRVFVDVASRGIDSKLEAVVIIADAMGRDLVVERRSGALDFQVPEDGRYIVKVHELTFQGGPAFYYRLALRELPVDAIATRQAGSRRVSAASWPPVGLPAEAALTETEPNNDGAQAQQVTLPCDLAGSFATAADVDVFEFEATAGDVWWVEVGSQRLGLPTDPAVLVQHVTGTGESESATDVAELNDIASPVKVSSNGYAYDGPPFDAGSSDVLGKIEIKTTGRHRLQLTDLFGGTRNDPRCIYRLVIRKGTPDFALAAWGLHMELRNGDRNALSKPLALRGGATMALEVVAIRRDGFDGDIELGMEGLPEGVSARGLKIPAGKSRGLMLLTARADAPISRSSATFVGKAVINGTEVTRPCHLASYAWPITDSWSEIPSPRLLGDIVVSVTGQDLAPATIASAGTACFEVVAGQKLTVPLTLTRRSDFQGASVSLKPQGAGMESVPPLKVVFAEEKAEAVIDTATLKTPPGDYTLAFLGGAVTKFRLNPEAVPIAELARTKAEQDLQTIDGELKKATEAAAAANAEQKPDAEKSATELAEKKKGAAAALAAANEQLKKVTAAAQPKDIADILVTEPISIRVTPAESK, encoded by the coding sequence ATGGCTGCCATGTTCTGCACACTTCCGACACCTTCGCTCCGCACCGCGTTTCAGCAGGCCAGACGGACCGCGACGGCGCTGCTGGTCCTGTTGGCCGTCCCGGCAGTCTGCCCGGCGCAGTCCGTCGGGCTACCCGCCCCCCGGCTCCTGACGACGATGCCGATGGGCGGGCAGGCGGGCACTCAGGTCAACGTCACGATCACGGGCGACCATCTCGAAGATGTCTCCACCCTCCTGTTCTCCGACTCGCGACTTTCGGCGGCACCCCGGCTCGATGCCGACGGCAAGCCGCTCCCGATGCAGTTCGTCGTGACAATCGCGACCGACTGCCCCGCGGGCATCTATGAAGCCCGCGTCCAGTGCCGCCTGGGGCTGTCGACGTCACGGATTTTCTCGGTTGGGAACCTCCCGGAGATCGTCCAGAAGGCCGGCAACACATCGGTCGAGACCGCCATGGAGCTGCCGCTGAACGCCGTGTGCAACGCGGTGATGACCGTCCGTTCGGCCGACCACTATTCGTTCGAGGGGAAGCGGGGCCAGCGCGTATTCGTGGACGTCGCGTCCCGCGGAATTGATTCCAAGCTCGAGGCGGTGGTCATCATTGCCGACGCAATGGGGCGCGACCTCGTTGTGGAACGGAGGAGCGGTGCGCTCGACTTCCAGGTTCCCGAAGACGGCCGCTACATCGTGAAAGTTCACGAGCTGACGTTTCAGGGAGGCCCGGCCTTCTACTATCGCCTCGCGCTTCGCGAACTGCCGGTCGACGCCATCGCCACGCGACAGGCAGGCTCCCGGCGTGTCAGCGCCGCTTCGTGGCCCCCGGTCGGTCTTCCAGCGGAAGCGGCCCTCACCGAAACGGAGCCCAACAACGACGGCGCCCAGGCGCAGCAGGTGACGCTCCCGTGCGATCTCGCCGGCAGCTTCGCGACCGCGGCGGATGTCGATGTGTTCGAATTCGAAGCCACGGCGGGCGACGTCTGGTGGGTCGAAGTTGGCTCCCAGCGACTCGGCCTTCCGACCGATCCCGCGGTCCTCGTTCAGCACGTGACCGGGACAGGCGAATCGGAATCGGCCACCGATGTCGCCGAGCTGAACGACATTGCCAGCCCGGTCAAAGTCTCCAGCAACGGCTACGCCTACGATGGTCCCCCTTTCGACGCCGGATCGTCGGACGTCCTCGGCAAGATCGAGATCAAGACCACAGGCCGCCACAGGCTTCAGCTGACGGACCTCTTCGGAGGCACCCGGAACGACCCGCGCTGCATCTACAGGCTCGTGATCCGGAAGGGGACGCCCGATTTCGCGCTGGCGGCCTGGGGGCTCCACATGGAGCTTCGCAACGGCGACCGCAACGCCCTGTCGAAGCCCCTCGCCCTTCGCGGCGGAGCGACCATGGCCCTCGAGGTCGTCGCCATTCGCCGGGACGGCTTTGATGGCGACATCGAACTCGGTATGGAGGGACTGCCGGAGGGCGTGTCCGCCCGGGGTCTTAAGATTCCCGCAGGCAAGTCGCGCGGACTGATGCTGCTGACCGCCAGGGCCGATGCCCCGATTTCGCGTTCGAGCGCCACGTTCGTCGGCAAGGCCGTGATCAATGGAACCGAAGTGACTCGGCCCTGCCATCTTGCCTCCTATGCCTGGCCAATCACCGACTCCTGGAGCGAGATCCCCAGCCCTCGCCTCCTCGGCGACATCGTCGTCTCCGTGACAGGGCAGGACCTGGCGCCGGCAACGATCGCCTCGGCCGGCACGGCCTGCTTCGAAGTGGTCGCCGGCCAGAAACTGACGGTGCCGCTCACGCTGACGCGCCGTTCCGATTTCCAGGGCGCCTCGGTTTCACTGAAGCCCCAGGGAGCCGGTATGGAATCCGTTCCCCCACTGAAAGTGGTGTTCGCCGAGGAAAAGGCGGAGGCCGTCATCGACACCGCCACCCTCAAGACGCCCCCCGGCGACTACACCCTCGCGTTTCTGGGAGGAGCCGTTACGAAATTCCGGTTGAATCCTGAGGCCGTCCCGATTGCGGAACTTGCCAGGACTAAAGCGGAGCAGGACCTCCAGACCATCGACGGGGAGTTGAAGAAGGCGACCGAGGCCGCCGCCGCGGCAAACGCTGAACAGAAGCCTGATGCCGAAAAGTCTGCCACGGAACTCGCCGAAAAGAAAAAGGGAGCCGCCGCCGCCCTCGCCGCAGCCAACGAGCAACTCAAAAAGGTGACAGCGGCCGCCCAGCCCAAAGACATTGCCGACATTCTGGTCACGGAACCGATCTCGATTCGGGTGACACCTGCGGAGTCGAAATGA
- a CDS encoding DUF1549 domain-containing protein codes for MWSSFPRPIAFAALLFALMTAAGSAAETTVSFRNDVVPVLTKAGCNLGPCHAKAGGGQNGFQLSLLGFEPRDDYEELIQESRGRRLFPAAPEQSLVLRKASGQVPHGGGVRLPADSDGYATIREWIRQGAPDDGADTPKLVSFEIEPKELVVARQSQQQLKAFAKYSDGAVREVTKTALFEANDPSMAEVSQEGLVSVQNIPGKVAVMVRFQGKVAVFTAAVPLGAPVESVPPSRNFIDDLVFANLKNLGMPPSPVCDDATFLRRVTLDIAGRLPTEEETTRFLASSDSNKRDQWIDELLRSPDYADFFASKWTAVLKNRRDDASDIVSNFAFHAWIRDGLLANKPYDQFVRELLGATGAVIGNPAVAWYKRVKDPNQQLEDVAQLFLGVRMQCAQCHHHPFERWSQDDYYSLSAFFTQIGRKPSGTRGEDLIFHKRGIATATNIKTGQALKPAALGDSIPPIPADADPRLKLADWMSSPDNPFFAKALVNRYWKHFFQRGLIEPEDDIRDTNPPSNPELLDALAKHFIDSRFDLKSLIREITRSSAYQLSAIPNEHNVADRQNYSHYYHRRLQAEVLLDSMDRLTGTPTEFANLPKGTRAVALPDNSYNKSSAFLRVFGRPEAASVCECERVQTSSLAQSLHLINSQEMRTKLSSPTGRAETLAKDERPLEARIRDVYIAAYSREPRPEELKNAVDFFAKLSTDADGKPVDAKVAAREGFQDLIWALINTKEFLFNH; via the coding sequence GTGTGGTCATCCTTTCCCCGTCCGATCGCGTTTGCGGCCCTCTTGTTCGCCCTGATGACGGCGGCGGGATCCGCGGCCGAAACGACCGTCAGCTTCCGCAATGACGTCGTCCCCGTTCTGACGAAGGCGGGATGCAACCTGGGCCCCTGCCATGCCAAGGCGGGTGGCGGACAGAACGGCTTCCAGCTCTCGCTGCTCGGCTTCGAGCCGCGGGACGACTACGAAGAGTTGATTCAGGAATCGCGTGGCCGCCGCCTGTTCCCGGCCGCCCCCGAACAGAGCCTCGTTCTACGAAAGGCATCCGGGCAGGTTCCTCACGGCGGGGGCGTCAGGCTTCCCGCCGACAGCGACGGCTATGCCACGATCCGGGAATGGATCCGCCAGGGAGCCCCGGACGACGGCGCCGACACGCCAAAGTTGGTCTCCTTCGAAATCGAGCCGAAGGAACTCGTCGTTGCACGCCAGTCGCAGCAGCAGCTGAAAGCCTTCGCGAAGTACTCTGATGGCGCGGTTCGTGAAGTGACGAAAACGGCGCTCTTTGAAGCCAATGATCCCTCCATGGCGGAAGTCAGCCAGGAAGGCCTGGTGAGCGTTCAGAACATTCCCGGCAAAGTCGCCGTCATGGTGCGGTTCCAGGGCAAGGTCGCAGTCTTCACGGCCGCTGTACCGCTGGGAGCCCCGGTCGAATCGGTCCCTCCCTCCCGCAATTTCATCGACGACCTCGTTTTCGCGAACCTGAAGAATCTCGGAATGCCGCCGTCACCGGTCTGTGACGATGCGACGTTTCTCCGCCGCGTGACGCTCGACATCGCCGGACGTCTGCCCACCGAGGAGGAAACGACCCGTTTCCTCGCATCGAGCGATTCGAACAAGCGCGACCAGTGGATCGATGAGTTGCTGCGCAGCCCCGACTACGCCGACTTTTTCGCCTCCAAGTGGACTGCGGTCCTCAAGAACCGCCGCGACGATGCCAGCGACATCGTTTCGAATTTCGCGTTTCATGCCTGGATTCGCGACGGCCTCCTTGCCAACAAACCGTACGACCAGTTCGTACGCGAGCTGCTCGGCGCGACGGGCGCTGTCATCGGCAATCCCGCCGTCGCCTGGTACAAGCGGGTCAAGGATCCCAACCAGCAGCTCGAGGATGTCGCTCAGCTCTTTCTGGGGGTGCGGATGCAGTGCGCCCAGTGCCACCATCACCCCTTCGAGCGATGGAGCCAGGACGACTACTATTCACTCTCGGCCTTCTTCACGCAGATTGGCCGCAAGCCTTCGGGCACGCGGGGCGAAGACCTGATCTTCCACAAGCGCGGAATCGCGACGGCGACCAACATCAAGACGGGCCAGGCCCTCAAGCCGGCCGCGCTGGGCGATTCGATTCCGCCCATCCCGGCCGACGCCGACCCCCGCCTGAAGCTGGCCGACTGGATGAGTTCTCCGGACAACCCGTTCTTCGCGAAGGCGCTCGTCAACCGATACTGGAAGCACTTCTTCCAGCGCGGCCTCATCGAGCCCGAAGACGACATCCGCGACACCAATCCCCCGTCCAATCCCGAATTGCTGGACGCGCTGGCGAAGCATTTCATCGACAGCCGATTTGACCTCAAAAGCCTCATCCGCGAGATCACGCGTTCGAGCGCCTATCAGCTCAGCGCGATCCCCAACGAGCACAACGTCGCCGATCGCCAGAACTACTCGCACTATTACCACCGGCGGCTGCAGGCCGAAGTGCTGCTCGACTCGATGGATCGTCTTACGGGCACGCCAACGGAGTTCGCCAACCTGCCGAAAGGGACCAGGGCGGTCGCGCTCCCGGACAACAGCTACAACAAGTCGTCCGCCTTTCTGCGGGTCTTCGGCCGTCCGGAGGCCGCCAGCGTCTGTGAGTGCGAACGCGTCCAGACGTCGAGCCTCGCGCAGAGCCTGCACCTGATCAATTCGCAGGAGATGCGCACCAAGCTCTCGAGCCCGACGGGGCGGGCCGAAACGCTGGCGAAAGACGAGCGACCGCTCGAAGCCCGCATCCGCGACGTGTACATCGCGGCCTACTCCCGCGAGCCGCGTCCCGAAGAACTCAAGAATGCCGTCGACTTCTTTGCGAAGCTGTCGACAGATGCCGATGGAAAACCGGTCGATGCGAAAGTGGCCGCTCGCGAAGGGTTTCAGGATCTGATCTGGGCCCTGATCAACACCAAAGAGTTCCTGTTCAATCACTAA